Genomic DNA from Salinibacter pepae:
GGGTCAACCCGTTCATCGCGCCCGTCGTGGGCGTCACGGCCCTTCGCCCCGGCGAGGGCTCCATCCTGTCCGGTGTCGCAGCGTTCCCCATTGTTATGCTCGCCTGGAGCGGCCTCTACCTCGGCCTTGCGCAGTGGTACGCGCAGCAGCGGCAGGAGCGGCGTCTGCTGCGGGCCGACGCGGCGGCGCAGCGCGCCCGGCTGCGCATGCTGCGCTACCAGCTGAACCCCCACTTCTTCTTCAATGCCCTCAACACCATCGGCGCCCTGGCCGACGAGAATCCGCAGCGCGTGAAGACGGCGGTACGCGAGCTGTCGGGCTTCCTCCGCTACACGCTGCTCGACGAGGAGGCCCTGAACGTCCCCCTCCGCGACGAAGTGGAGGCCGCCGAACACTACCTCGCCGTCGAGAAGATTCGCTTCGAAGACGACTTGCACGTGGCGGTGGACCTGGACGCCGAGGCGGGGCGTCGCGTCGTGCCGTCGTTTCTGGTGCTGCCGCTCGTGGAGAACGCCGTGAAGCACGGTCCCTACACAAGCCCGACGCCGCTGCGCGTCCGCGTCGCCGGCACGGTTACGGAGGACGTCCTCGCGGTGGAGGTGGCCAACACGGGACACTGGCGCGAGGCGGCCTCCGACGCGGACGGCACTGGGACCGGCCTCGACAACGTCCGGCGCCGACTGGCCACGCAGCACCCGGACCGGCACCGGCTGGCCGTCACCGAGGAGGACGGCTGGGTCCGCGTCCGCATCGAGATCGACACGGCGGCCCTCAACCCTCATGCCTGATCCCCTCCAGATTCTGATCGTCGACGACGAGCGGCTGGCGCGCCGCTCCATCCGCAGTGCCCTCCACGGCGTGGCGGGCGTCGCGGTGACGGGGGAGGCCGGGAGCGTAGACGCGGCCGCCGAGCAAATCCGCACCGAGGCGCCGGACGTGGTGCTGCTCGACATTCAGCTGCGAGGCGAGACGGGCTTCGACCTGCTCGACCGCGTGGAGGCCCCCGTGCAGGTGGTCTTTATCACCGCCCACGACGAGTACGCCGTGCGGGCCTTCGAGGTGAACGCGCTCGACTACCTCCTCAAGCCCGTCGACCCGGACCGCCTCGCCGAGGCCCTCCAGCGCACCCGCACGGCGGAGACGGCCCTTCCCGAGGATGACGCGACCGACCCCGAAGGCTTCCGGTACGACGACCTCTTCTTCTACGAGGATGGGCGCCGCCCCCGCTTCATCCAGGTCCGCGAGATCATTT
This window encodes:
- a CDS encoding sensor histidine kinase; amino-acid sequence: MMENPASSITAASSSSAPPLRPATIGGLQGAVWLIYGVAYCLTLRPHQPFADLLWKQTLIAAGSGLLLSTALGTLYWTAGLRRRTLLWQGLAIVAGGVATGLLWYQAKTWGVDWVNPFIAPVVGVTALRPGEGSILSGVAAFPIVMLAWSGLYLGLAQWYAQQRQERRLLRADAAAQRARLRMLRYQLNPHFFFNALNTIGALADENPQRVKTAVRELSGFLRYTLLDEEALNVPLRDEVEAAEHYLAVEKIRFEDDLHVAVDLDAEAGRRVVPSFLVLPLVENAVKHGPYTSPTPLRVRVAGTVTEDVLAVEVANTGHWREAASDADGTGTGLDNVRRRLATQHPDRHRLAVTEEDGWVRVRIEIDTAALNPHA
- a CDS encoding LytR/AlgR family response regulator transcription factor encodes the protein MPDPLQILIVDDERLARRSIRSALHGVAGVAVTGEAGSVDAAAEQIRTEAPDVVLLDIQLRGETGFDLLDRVEAPVQVVFITAHDEYAVRAFEVNALDYLLKPVDPDRLAEALQRTRTAETALPEDDATDPEGFRYDDLFFYEDGRRPRFIQVREIICIEAAGNYTELYVADGTTALTSTTLSTWTDRLPDAHFARIHRSTIVNVERVATVEQGDGRTYSVHVEGRDDPLSMSRRRARALRDRLA